One segment of Natronosalvus halobius DNA contains the following:
- a CDS encoding aminotransferase class III-fold pyridoxal phosphate-dependent enzyme: MDRDTAEPDADALPGPNAQRWVDFHQAHSAPSEYSHDFVWDITREADGPFVTDVDGNVLLDFTCHIGAAPLGYNNEKVLDKLEAFDLVEPMKIAGQDLYFGAGPTPEESAVPGSSHLMEKLVEVSSQYGMDTVFLSNSGAEAMENAMKITNDHRAPAKYGVAFAGSFHGRTLGTLSITKSKEVYTRHYPQISGIETVPFCADRGCDADSCDCGFFAGGDSQLRSMLAPEGGHIDPDEIAFLALEPIQGVGGYRFPSEAFMQEVADVTDEYDIPLVVDEIQAGLGRTGEIWASDHYPIEPDVIASAKGLRVGATISRSEVFPDEKNRLGSTFGGGDLLGSMMGAFTLEAIQEYDLLDNATDRGEQAKELLRDDAPEYVEDVRGKGLMLAVEFDTPERRSAVVEAALERGLLTLGCGKKTIRLLPPLDSSEREIELGIGIFLEAIEAVGPSAKVAD, encoded by the coding sequence ATGGATAGGGACACCGCGGAACCCGATGCGGACGCGCTTCCGGGTCCGAACGCCCAGCGATGGGTCGACTTCCATCAGGCGCACTCCGCGCCCAGCGAGTACTCCCACGACTTCGTCTGGGATATCACGCGCGAGGCCGACGGCCCGTTCGTCACGGACGTCGACGGAAACGTCCTGCTCGATTTCACCTGCCACATCGGTGCTGCACCCCTCGGCTACAACAACGAGAAGGTCCTCGACAAACTCGAGGCGTTCGACCTCGTCGAACCGATGAAAATCGCCGGCCAGGACCTGTACTTCGGCGCCGGTCCCACGCCCGAGGAGTCGGCGGTACCTGGCTCGAGTCACCTCATGGAGAAGTTGGTCGAAGTCTCGAGCCAGTACGGGATGGACACAGTGTTCCTCTCGAACTCCGGCGCAGAGGCGATGGAGAACGCGATGAAGATCACGAACGACCACCGCGCCCCGGCGAAGTACGGCGTCGCCTTCGCCGGCAGCTTTCACGGCCGGACGCTCGGCACGCTCTCGATCACGAAGTCCAAAGAGGTCTACACGCGCCACTACCCCCAGATCAGCGGGATCGAGACGGTACCGTTCTGCGCCGATCGCGGCTGTGACGCCGACAGTTGCGACTGCGGCTTCTTCGCCGGCGGCGACTCCCAGCTCCGCAGTATGCTCGCGCCCGAGGGCGGCCACATCGACCCCGACGAGATCGCCTTCCTCGCGCTCGAACCGATCCAGGGCGTCGGCGGCTACCGCTTCCCCAGCGAGGCGTTCATGCAGGAGGTGGCGGACGTCACCGACGAGTACGACATCCCCCTGGTCGTCGACGAGATCCAGGCCGGTCTCGGTCGCACCGGCGAGATCTGGGCCTCGGATCACTACCCGATCGAACCCGACGTCATCGCGAGCGCGAAGGGACTTCGCGTGGGCGCGACGATCTCGCGTTCGGAGGTCTTCCCCGACGAGAAGAACCGGCTCGGCTCGACCTTCGGCGGCGGCGACCTGCTCGGCTCGATGATGGGCGCGTTCACGCTCGAGGCCATCCAGGAGTACGACCTGCTCGACAACGCCACCGACCGTGGCGAGCAGGCGAAAGAACTCCTGCGCGACGACGCACCGGAGTACGTCGAGGACGTCCGCGGCAAGGGGCTGATGCTGGCCGTCGAGTTCGATACCCCCGAGCGCCGGAGCGCCGTGGTCGAGGCCGCCCTCGAACGCGGCCTCTTGACCCTGGGCTGTGGCAAGAAGACGATTCGGCTGCTCCCGCCGCTCGACTCGAGCGAGCGCGAGATCGAACTGGGTATCGGCATCTTCCTCGAAGCGATCGAGGCGGTCGGGCCGAGCGCAAAAGTGGCCGATTGA
- the ilvA gene encoding threonine ammonia-lyase has translation MSESRVTLADVEAARERIDDVVHRTPLDTSRTFAEMSGAASVGLKLENVQRTGSFKIRGAYNEMSQLSDVEREAGVVSSSAGNHAQGVALAGQLLGIETTIVVPEVTPATKIEATRGYGAEVVVEGDIYERSYEYALERADETGETFVHPFDDEEIIAGQGTIGLELLEQYPEIDTLLVAIGGGGLISGIGTVLKAHDPEIRVIGVQPEGAAHAKPSLEGGEIRELETVDTVAEGIADTRMLGTTFAIAREVVDDVVSVTDREIAAAVTLLAERAKTVVESAGATPLAAALSDEASLDLEGVHVGVIVSGGNVGLTEHAELTRTGLHELGRYVEARLAVDGWPSIVGDVAETVGSEGAELDVFERARRGPVDEPNRVPVTIGLEGSGREHLKDVLKSLDGLEGVSVVERSID, from the coding sequence ATGAGCGAGAGTCGCGTTACCCTCGCGGACGTCGAGGCGGCCCGGGAGCGCATCGACGACGTCGTCCACCGCACCCCGCTCGACACGTCGCGCACCTTCGCCGAGATGAGCGGCGCGGCCTCGGTGGGTCTCAAACTCGAGAACGTCCAGCGAACGGGCTCCTTCAAGATTCGAGGTGCGTACAACGAGATGTCCCAGCTCTCCGACGTGGAGCGAGAAGCGGGGGTCGTCTCCTCGAGTGCGGGAAATCACGCCCAGGGCGTGGCGCTGGCCGGCCAGTTGCTCGGCATCGAGACGACCATCGTCGTCCCCGAGGTGACCCCCGCCACGAAGATCGAGGCTACTCGTGGCTACGGCGCCGAGGTGGTCGTCGAGGGCGACATCTACGAGCGATCGTACGAGTACGCCCTCGAGCGGGCCGACGAGACCGGCGAGACGTTCGTCCACCCCTTCGACGATGAGGAGATTATCGCTGGCCAGGGAACGATTGGCCTCGAGTTGCTCGAGCAGTACCCCGAGATCGACACCCTCCTCGTCGCCATCGGCGGCGGCGGGCTGATTTCGGGCATCGGGACGGTGCTGAAGGCCCACGATCCCGAGATCCGCGTGATCGGGGTCCAGCCGGAGGGAGCCGCTCACGCGAAGCCCTCGCTCGAGGGGGGCGAAATTCGGGAACTCGAGACCGTCGACACCGTCGCGGAGGGCATCGCCGACACCCGGATGCTGGGGACTACCTTCGCCATCGCCCGCGAGGTCGTCGACGACGTGGTCAGCGTCACCGACCGGGAGATTGCGGCCGCGGTGACGTTGCTGGCCGAACGCGCGAAGACCGTTGTCGAAAGCGCGGGTGCGACGCCGCTTGCGGCCGCGCTGTCGGACGAAGCGAGCCTCGATCTCGAGGGAGTACACGTCGGCGTGATCGTCTCCGGGGGCAACGTCGGCCTCACCGAACACGCGGAACTGACACGGACCGGTCTGCACGAACTCGGACGCTACGTCGAGGCAAGGTTGGCCGTCGACGGGTGGCCCTCGATCGTCGGTGACGTCGCGGAGACCGTCGGGTCCGAGGGCGCCGAACTGGACGTCTTCGAGCGCGCACGACGCGGTCCCGTCGACGAACCGAATCGAGTTCCGGTGACCATTGGTCTCGAGGGGAGCGGACGGGAGCACCTCAAGGACGTACTCAAGTCGCTGGACGGCCTCGAGGGCGTGTCAGTGGTCGAGCGCTCGATCGACTGA
- a CDS encoding amidohydrolase encodes MSEPIRDRLVALRRSFHRHPEPAWREFRTTARVVEELESLEVDELAVGADAYDPADRMAVPDDEELEPWLERAREAGVREDLLDRMEGGYTGVVAVLDRGDGPTIGLRVDIDGLFIEESTDADHEPVAEDFRSAVDGTMHACGHDAHMTWGLATLEAIVESDFGGRLVVFFQPAEEAGGGGCPMAKSEFAANLDYLLAIHVGLDHPTGEIVAGIEKPLAMCHVDATIEGTSAHAGKAPNEGDNALHAMATAIENAYGIPRHSDGMTRVNVGRAEAGTASNVIAERAHIVAEARGETTALMEYVKERLERTIKSAATLHGCRADVEIVSKSPRADSDPELQALVSEVATEVAGVECVLPSADFGASEDATFLMERVQEEGGLASYLIVGTDHPTSHHTPTFDVDERSLAHGVDVLVETIRELERRHPVSRRDESEA; translated from the coding sequence CTCGAATCCCTCGAGGTCGACGAACTCGCCGTCGGGGCGGACGCGTACGACCCCGCCGACCGAATGGCCGTTCCCGACGACGAGGAACTGGAGCCCTGGCTCGAGCGGGCGCGCGAGGCCGGTGTTCGCGAGGACCTCCTCGACCGGATGGAGGGAGGTTACACGGGGGTCGTCGCGGTACTCGATCGAGGCGACGGGCCGACCATCGGGCTTCGAGTCGACATCGACGGCCTGTTCATCGAGGAATCGACCGACGCGGATCACGAACCGGTCGCTGAGGATTTTCGGTCGGCGGTCGACGGCACGATGCACGCCTGCGGCCACGACGCCCACATGACCTGGGGGCTGGCCACGCTCGAGGCGATCGTGGAGAGCGACTTCGGCGGACGATTGGTCGTCTTCTTCCAGCCAGCCGAGGAGGCCGGCGGCGGCGGATGTCCGATGGCGAAGAGCGAGTTCGCGGCGAACCTCGACTACCTGCTCGCGATTCACGTCGGCCTCGATCACCCGACGGGGGAGATCGTCGCGGGTATCGAGAAACCCCTGGCGATGTGCCACGTCGACGCGACGATCGAGGGGACCTCTGCACACGCGGGAAAGGCCCCCAACGAGGGGGACAACGCCTTACACGCCATGGCCACGGCGATCGAGAACGCCTACGGCATCCCCCGCCACAGCGACGGGATGACCCGCGTGAACGTCGGCCGTGCGGAGGCGGGAACCGCGAGCAACGTCATCGCCGAACGGGCCCACATCGTCGCCGAAGCCCGCGGCGAGACCACGGCGCTGATGGAGTACGTGAAGGAGCGACTCGAGCGGACGATCAAATCGGCCGCGACGCTCCACGGCTGTCGGGCGGACGTCGAAATCGTCAGCAAATCGCCGCGGGCCGACAGCGACCCCGAACTGCAGGCGCTCGTGAGCGAGGTCGCGACCGAGGTGGCGGGCGTCGAGTGCGTGCTCCCCTCGGCCGACTTCGGCGCGAGCGAGGACGCGACCTTCCTGATGGAGCGCGTCCAGGAGGAAGGCGGGCTCGCATCGTACCTCATCGTCGGCACCGACCACCCCACCAGTCACCACACGCCGACGTTCGACGTCGACGAGCGGAGTCTCGCACACGGCGTCGACGTGCTCGTCGAGACGATCCGCGAACTCGAGCGACGGCATCCGGTGTCTCGTCGCGACGAGAGCGAGGCATGA